One window of the Eschrichtius robustus isolate mEscRob2 chromosome X, mEscRob2.pri, whole genome shotgun sequence genome contains the following:
- the BEX4 gene encoding protein BEX4, with product MASKEEQAVKNLNMENTQQENEGGDQAPLQHGEESRDLGGGRGQKPGGNVRLGRVRRLVPNFRWAIPSRHIDHSEVGDDVEKHAGQMMEIRRKTKKQQMRHHVRYQTPEPDNHYEFCLIP from the coding sequence ATGGCGTCCAAAGAGGAACAAGCAGTAAAAAATCTCAACATGGAAAATACCCAACAGGAAAACGAAGGGGGGGACCAGGCCCCTTTGCAGCATGGAGAGGAATCACGCGATTTGGGAGGGGGTAGAGGCCAGAAGCCTGGAGGAAATGTCAGGCTGGGACGTGTTAGACGACTTGTCCCTAATTTTCGATGGGCCATACCCAGCAGGCATATTGATCACAGTGAAGTGGGGGATGATGTAGAAAAGCACGCAGGGCAGATGATGGAAATCAGGAGGAAGACTAAGAAGCAGCAAATGAGGCATCATGTGCGCTACCAAACTCCGGAACCTGACAATCATTATGAGTTTTGCCTTATACCTTGA